The following DNA comes from Hyalangium minutum.
TGACGATGACTGATGTGGCGGCGCGTGCGGGGGTGTCGAAGGCGACGCTGTATCGACGTTGGACGGCAAAGGCAGATCTTGTGACCGACGCCGTCGCTACGCTGAATCCGATGACCACGCCGCGCTATCCCGGCACGTCACTGCGCGACGATCTCCTCGCGTTGATGGAGCAAGCCGGCAATTGCGACGACAGTCCCGAGGTTGTGACCGCGACGATGGAGATGGCGCGGTTGCACCCGGACCTTTATCGGACTCTCACCGAGCGCTTCGGCACGTTCGTTCGGGCCGAGCTGGACAAGCTCGCCACCCGAGCGGCCGATGCGGGACACGCGCCACTGTCGGAGGTCGAACTCGACGTTCTGTGCGATACGGTCGTCGCGCTGCTGGCTCATTACGCTGGACCGGCTGGTGCATCAATTCCGCGCGAGCGTCTGATTGGACTGGTCGACCATGTGCTGATGGTCCTGCTGACGGGAACACGTGCCGCGGAGTAGGCGATCTTGCTCCTGCGCGGCCGCTTCGCGACTTGGCCGCTTGAAGCTGCTGGCCTCCAGCGCACGAAACCCGGTTATTCCCAAAACAGCATCCTCCCCGCCCAGCGCGCCATACTGGAACGGCTCCGGACCATCAGGAAGGTTCTGCACTGAGCCAGAGGAGCTCGAATCACTCTTCGAGCTCCCGTTCGCACTCACTGCCCCGGTTGGCTTTCGAAAGAGGTGAGCTCCGCCGGCAGGGCGGGCAGGTGCTCGAAGTAGATGAGCGTCTTGTCCCCGCCCTGGCCCTCGATGGCGATGCACTCCACCTCGCCCGCGCCGTTCAACCGGACGTAGGTGCGGCTCGGGTGTTCGATCCCCTTCTTTTCGAACGCCAGGTCGCGCATGGGGAGCAGGTCGCCCATTTCCTGGTCTCCCAACTCGCCGTTGAGCATAGGAAGGACCGGAGCCCTCTTGGGCGTAGCGGGCGGGAGCAGAGCGGGAGGTGAGGGACGCTGACGGGGAGCCCATGAGCCGCACTCCGGGCCGGCGCACAAGCCCTTCATTGGAAACGATCTTCCAATAACGAGGGATTTCGATCCCGTCGATCGCGACGAAGCGCGGGCACGAGTCCCGCGCTCCAACGATCGCCGTCACTTCCGCCGATGGTCATGACGAGTGCGGCTTGCCGCCCGCAGCAGGGAATGAGGTACTCTCTTGTTCAAGAGCCCAGCGGCAGAGCGGAAGTTGGTGCCACGTACACCCATCGGGCGTCCGGAGGTCGAGCAAGGGACCAGGAAGAGCCATCGACAGCGATGCTGATCCGACCCGCGCTTGCCTGATCACCCCTATGCACCAAGGATCGCGCACCCCGCGATCGAAACGCCGCGCTTCCGGAAGATCGTCTCCACTCTTCTTCAACTACGCCCATGAGCCGCTCGTCGTCATCAACCCGGCCAACGCCGACCGGCTGCAGCACCTGGTGCGCAACCAGCTCGGCTTCGACCTGATCGGCTCCACCGGCCTGGGGGAGCGCTTCGAGCTGGGCCTCGTGGCCCCGCTCAAGATCGAGCGCGGCGAGTTCAACGAGCTGCCCACCGGCAACCTGGAGCAGTCGTGGAAGGGCGGCCTGGGTGACCTCCGGCTCGTCCCCAAGGTGTTACTTCTAGAACGCGACACCCTGCGGCTGGGGCTCGCGGCGCCAATGGTGATGCCCACGGCGGACGCCTCGGAGCTTCAGGGCCAGAAGGGGTTTGGCGTGCAGCCGCGGCTCGCGGCGGACTACGCCTTCGAGAGCGGCACCCGGCTGCTGGCCAACCTGGGCCTCAACGTGCGCAGCCGGCGTATAGGCAGGATAGAGGCCATGTTGCTGGTGAGGGCTGGAGCGGAGGTGCCGAGGAGGAGCGACACGATCAGCCCTCCTTGCGCACCACCCGGTCCCGCCGCCACTTCACCTTCTTTCCGATGAGCTTCGCCCCGGTCACGTCGTTCGTCGTGGTGCTGGCCTTGTAGCACTTGTCGATGGACAGCGTGACGAAGCTGGTGTCCACATCGATCACTTCGCCGACCACATCGACGCCGGGGTGGAAGAGCGCGTTGGCCATGCGGATCCGGTCCCCCTTCTTGAACTGGACCGCGCGCGGCCAGTCGATCGTCGTTCCCACCAGCTTCTTCGTCTGCGTTGTGGTTTCGAGGATCATCGTGCCGGTCTGATAGCACGCCTTCGCCTTCAGCTTGATGTGCGTCTCGGTCAGCTCGGTGACCTCGCCGACGATCTCGAAGCCCTGGTAGGTCGACGGATCCGAGACGCGAATTGTATCTCCCACTTTGGACTCGGGAGCGGTCTTGGAGACCTTCTTGTCCGCGCGGAACGCTTGCTTGAGCTGCTCCAGCGACTTCTCCTTGTGACTGGACTGCTGGAAGAACTTCTGGGTGTCGCCGATCTTCCCAAAGAGCTTGAGCTTCGCGGTGATGCCCGTGTTGGGGAAGCGGCTCGCATACCGTGGGTAGGCGAACACGATGAACCAGACCAAGGCGCGCATCTTCTGCTCCTCCTCGTCGACGAGTCCGCCGAGATGAAGGAGTGACCGTGCCAACTCGGAGAGCTTCGACGTGAGGTACTTCTTCTGCAGCAGCGCCTGCTTGAAACTGTTGTACTCGCTCAGGGTCTCGCTCCCGGCGATCCGCTCGATGGTGCGGCTGACGGTGGTGTTCTGGAGCGCGGAGTACCGGAGGAAGCCGGTGTCCCGGTTCTCGATCTGGAAGAACAGCGGGAACCCCTTGGTGGTTCCGCGGCCCCCGCCATCCAGCGACGCATTGAGCCGGATCAGGTAGGCCATGAGCTCTTGCAGCGAGCGGCCCTGGAACCCACAGAGCTGCTTGATCCGCGTCGCCCCTACCGGGTTCTGGAGGTCGTCTTCCGACTGCGTGCGGTCGAAGTAGATCGTCGGCACGCCGAGGTACATCAGGCGCTCCATCGAGCCGCTGCGCATGCCGATCTGGATCACCGGATAGCGGAGGGAGAGGTTGAGCAGGAAGTTGATCTGAGCCCCCATCGGCTGGCCCTTGAAGGGCTCGCGCTCCCAGAACCGGATCAAGTTATGGGACGATGGGCTCTTGCGGTACGAGAGCGTCAACATCTCGTCGCTCTTCTTCTCAGAGATTCCGTAGTGGTGCAGGAGGTAGCTCTGGATCCGCGTCCGATCCTCCGACGAGAGGTTCTCGTAGAGCGAGATGCCGAGGACCATCGCCGTGTGCTCGAGCGCGTTCTGGCCCATGGAGAGGTCCTCGCCCCTCGCCATCGCTCTCGAGGAGATCGGGGCCGACAGCTTCCCGAGCTCTTCCTTGAGCTCGTCGCCGATGGGGATGAACCGGATCGGCGCGTTCAGCTCGGCCGCCATGTCGGAGACGATCTGCCTGACCTGCTTGTAGAGCGTGAAGTTGGTATGGTGCTGCGGCTTGCCGGGGCTCGTTCTCTCCTGCCCGAGGCCGAAGTCCGCGAGGATGGCGCGCTCCTCGTCGGGCTTCGCGCCGCGGATCCAGAACAGCACCAGGACGGGCGTGGCCTCTCGGACTCCGCCCTTGCGCAACTCCAGATCCTCGACGAAGGTCGAGATGAACTTTTCGTTCGCCTGGGAAAACTTGCTGGTGGCGTTGAGGATCTCCAGCCGGAGCGCGCTCACCACTGGCGCGAAGCCTTTCTTGTCCACGCAGCTCAGGACGTAGTTCGTCGAGGCATCGATGTAAGCGAAGGCGATCTGCCCCTTGCCACCGTGGAACGCCTTCATGACGGCATCCGAGAACTCCTGACGGCGGCGGGCGACGAGCCCCACCTCCATGACGTCAAGAGCCGCCTCCTTGTAGAAGGAGTGTACGCGGAGGAAGCCACGCAACCGCTCGGCGTTCGACCACGACACCCTGCCCGACAGTGAGATGCCGAGAACCGCCGCCGCATGCTCGAGCGAGCGCTCATCCACTTTGAGGGCCAGCGCCGCTTCCTTCTCCTCGAGCCAGCCGCCGATGGGGTTCTCCTTCGTGGTGAGGAAGCGCGACAGGAGGCGGGGGTTGCTGTTGAAGAAGTCCTTGTCCGCGATCACCAGGAGGGAGCCTGGCTCCTCATGGAACTCCACGAGATCGACGTCCTTCTCGAAGCGGCAGCGGACGATGCAGAGTTCGCTGTCGAGCAGGCCGAATGACGAGAAGTAGCCCAGCCGCCCATCGACCTTCCGCTTGTAGTCGACGGCCTTCTTGAGCAAGGGGTCGATTCCGTCGTCGTACAGCCCCTCGTCCACCCACAGGAGCCCCCTCATCGGATCGCCCAGCTTGGCCCGGCTCAGCAGCAGCGCGTACACGAGCCCGTAGGCGTCTCCCTCTTGGTAGATGTGGTGGTTGACGAAAGTGGTCCCCATGGCCGACCGTCCTTTGCCTTGTAGCGGCCGGAGAGTGTCGGTGATCATGTCGCACAGAGCGAGAAATCGTGCCCCGGCCCATGGGCAGCGCTACGGAATCAGCCGCGCGTATAGGCAGGATAGAGGCCATGTTGCGGGTGAGGACTGGAGCGGAGGTGCCGAGGAGGACCGCTGACAGGTGCCGCCCGAGCAGTGCGCCCGGTCGGTGGACAGGCCGCGCAGCCCCTTGAGGTACACGCCTGCCCAGGCCGCCCTCCCATGGGGTGCGCGGTAGGGGACTGGGCCTTTTGGCTCTGGGGAGGCGTGAGCCTTAACACCCCGCGGCCTGGATTGATTCTTGCGCCGGGGCCAGGCTCACACCTGCCGTGGGCAAGCCCAGGTGCTCCCGTATCGCTCGCACTCCCCTGCCTGCCTTCACATACGCCAAGACCCTTAAGCCTGCCTCCACACCTGACGCAGGCGAACACGTCGAAGTCGAACGTCCTCTTCAGCAACTCTGCCCAATCCACTCGCGGCGTCCTCTGCTTCATCCGCTCCTTCCTGGCCGCTGCCTCACTCCCCGCTCTCGCCTCCTCCGCTTGGGGGAACAGAAATGGCCGCAGTTTGGCGCGAACGGAGATCACCGATCCCTCCTATACCAGCGGCGGCAGCTGCCCAGCGGGGCGCAGCTGCCGCTACAGCGACAGCGCCTTCTTCAGTGCCAGCACCAGCGTCAGCCCGCTGGTGGCGATGACTCGTGCGGCGCGGGCTCCAACCCGTGGAACTTCGCCTTCGCCCCGTTGGGCTCCATCCAGAACGAGTTGGGGATTGTCCCCTACTGCCAGGGTTTCGTGGGCTGCTGAGCGGAAGCCACAGGCCGATCGGTTCAGCTGTTCGGCCGGATCAGCGTGAGCACCTGAGTGAACGTCCTATCTCCATTGGGAGTGGTGACCAGCACCCCGCTCACGCCCAAGTAGGCACCTGTGCCACCGATGACGGGAATCTGGGAGGGACCTGTCTCGGCCTCCCGGCCCGCGACGGTGATGGAGCCATCGCTCATCGTGAGCGTCCACTGGCACTCACTGAACTGGCCGGGCAGCGTCCGGACGCAGAAGCCGCTGTTGCTCCCGATGTTTTGCCCTGCCTCATTCAGCAGCGGCTGATCGAAGACGAACATATCCCCCGGCGAGTCACCTGGAGCGCCCAGGTCTACGGGCGAGGCAATGCCGCTGCGGGCATCGGCGATGGTCCTCAGAGTCCAGGGTTCGTCTGCCCGGGCGGAACCGCAGCCCAGCATCGGCAGGGTCAAAACAGCCATGAGTATGCCTTTGTGCATCGTGTTGCTCCGTTGCGGAATTGAAAGACGTAGGGTTTGTGGACGCGCGCGCGCCCGGCGCTCAGTTGCAGGAGTACTGAGGGGCGAGCTCGAGGACGCGCTGCTCGGCGAGCGGGGAGAGCGCCCTCAGGCGGGAGAGGTAGAGAGGGGCCTTCATCCCCATGCCGATGAAGGACCGTATGAGCGCTCTTGAGCTACGGAGATCTCCTTCCGCTCGGCCTCCGTGAACGTACGCCCCGCGGCCTTCTCGAAGGTCTGCAGATCCAGCTCGAGCTGTGCGTTCAAAGTGGCCCGGAGCGCCTGGAGCAGCTCGGCGTACTCGGTCATGGCCGCCTCCAGCGTCTCGGGCGCCTGAGCGAGGATCTTCTGGGCCTCCAGGAAGTCGAGGCGGGTGTGCTGCGCCTCTTCGAGCCAGTGGTGCTTGAGTTGGGGAGCACGTCATCGAGCTTCCACGACGCGCGTTCGGAGCTTTGGATGCAAGACTGGTATTCGGAGTCGGTCTTGAGCATGGGCTGAGTGGATGATCACTGCGCTGCACATGTCAATGCAGGCGGATGGAGCCATTGGATTGCAGCAACGGGAGCAGATGGAGCGCTTCGGAGATCGGGCTGTGCACTGGGCCGGTGGAGCATCACCCTCCGAAGATGTACCTGCCCCTGCGGACGTGTCGTGTTCTCGTTGCCATTGGGGAATTGGAGGATCCACTGCCGGTAGGGCTTCGTGCTACGAGAGCCGTGGGGGGCGTGGCCGGTTCGCCCCTGGACTCGCAAGGCCATGCGCACGGACATCCTTCCCGAGGAGCTCCTCGAGACGGTTCTCGGTTCGATGACGGCAGCCGCCGCGGAGCGGCTGCGTGCCGAGCCCGGCCTGCCTCAGGTACTCTCCCGGATATTCGCGGAGGCGGCCTCGCTTCGGAGCGTGGCGCCAGAGCCACTCGTGTTCGCGCGTCACTTGGGCGCGTGGCTCGCCGAGGCGGACGACCCCGCTCGCGTCCTGGAGCGCCTGCATGCGCGAGACCTGGCGCTCGCGCTCGCCTGTGCCCTGGAGACGCCCGGAGCCACGGAGCTGCTCGAGGAGGAGGTCCTGGGCAGGCTGCGCGTGCCGCTCTCCCGCCTCCATCCCTCGCCCGCGTTCGTGGACGAGGTGCTCCAGACGCTCCGGGCGAACCTGCTCATGCCCCGGGCGGGAGGGCCGCCCCGGCTCATCGGCTATGCGGGCGTGGGCTCATTGTTCCACTGGGTGAACAGCGCGGGCGTGCGGCTCGCGCTGCGGATGCGCAAGGCGCATGGCCAGGAGGCCCAGGTGGATGCCGAGGTGCTGGCCGCGCATCCCGCCCAGGGAGGGCTGGAGCTGGGGCTGGTCCGCGAGGAGGCCCGCGCGCATGTGCGTGCCGCTTTCGTGCAGGCGGTGGCGTCACTCGATGACGAGGACCGGGAGCTCTTGCGCCTGCACTTCGTGGAGCGGCTTTCCCTGGAGCGGATGGGGACGCTGTACGGTCTGCACAAGTCGACCCTGTCCCGGCGGTTGTCCGGGGTACAGGCGCTGCTGGAAAAGCGCACGCGCCGGTGCCTGTCGGAGCGGCTGGCGCTCTCCTCGGAGGAATTGGACAGCGTGATGCGCGCTATCCACGGTCGCCTCGACCTGAGCCTGTCCGGGCTCCTGGCGGCGAAGGGATGAGCTGCCCAGACGAGAACGACCTCGCCCGCTACGTGAATGGCTTGCTGTCGGCCGAGCGTGAGCAGGCGGTGCGCTCCCATGTCACCGGCTGTGGCGAGTGCCGGAGCGTGCTCGCCGCGCTGAGCGCTCTGGAGGAGCCGCCCCTCGCGCAGGGCGTGGGGCCGCTCGCCACGGGCACGCGGGTAGGGCGCTATGTGGTGCTGGGCCTGTTGGGCGAGGGCGGCATGGGCCGCGTCCATGTCGCGTACGACCCCGAGCTGGACCGCAAGGTGGCGTTGAAGCTGCTCAACCCGGAGCGGCTTCGCGGGGACTCGCTGGACCTGGCGCGACAGCGGCTGGAGCGCGAGGCCCGGACCATGGCGCGGCTGTCCCATCCCCATGTCGCCAGCCTCCATGACGTGGGCGAGTACGAGGGACAGCTGTTCCTGGTGATGGAGTTCGTGGAGGGAGGCACGCTGCGGAAGTGGCTGGCGGAACGTCCCCGCTCGCGCCGGGAGATCCTGGAGCGCTTCCTCCAGGCCGCGGACGGGCTCGCTGCCTCGCATGCGCTGGGCATCGTCCACCGCGACTTCAAGCCGGACAACGTCCTGCTCACGAAGCCTGGCGTCGTCCGCATCACCGACTTCGGCCTGGCCCACGCGACGGCGGCGTCCGGGGAGGGGGCGGTGCTGGATGCCTCGGTGACGAGCGACGCCCTCACCGTCACCGGGACCTTGCTGGGCACGCTGGCCTACGGCGCGCCCGAGCAGCTTCGTGGCGAGCGCGGCGATGCCCGCTCGGACCAGTTCTCCTTCTGCGTCGCGCTCTACGAGGCGCTCAATGGCCAGCGTCCCTTCGAGGGGACAACCCGGGAGGCGCTGCTGGAGGCGATGGCGCGTCAGGCCGTGCGGCCCGAACGGCCCGGGGTTCCGGTGTGGCTGCGGTCCGTGGTCCGCCGGGGGCTCTCCGCGGACCCGGCGAAGCGCTTCTCCTCCATGGGCGAGCTGCGCGCACGGCTCGCCCGGGACCCTGTCTCCCGATGGCGCAACGGGAGCCTGGCGGCGCTGGCGGTGGTCCTGGCCGTCGCGGTGCTGGGCGTACTTGCCCGGAGGGAGCCGCGCGAGCTGTGTCAGGGCAGCGAGCGGCACTTCGCGGGAGTCTGGGACGAGGCGGCCCGCGAGGCCCTCCACCGGGCGTTCCTGGCCACGGGCTCGCCAGACGCGGAAGCCTCCTTCGCGGCGGTGGCGGCGGCGCTGGAGCGCTGGAAGGAGGACTGGACGCGCGCGCACCAGGAGGCCTGCGAGGCCACGCGTGTCTGGGGGGAGCAGTCGGACCAGGTGCTGGGCCTGCGCATGGCGTGTCTCGATGAACGGCTGGGCGAGGTGAATCGCCTGGTGGCAGTGCTCCAGGGCGCGGACGCCCGCACGGTGGAGCGTGGCTTCGGCCTGGGGGCGTCCCTGACAAGCCTGCGGCGCTGCTCCGACGTGAGGACGTTGCAGGAGGCGGTGGCGCTACCCGAGGACCCGGTGGCCTTGGCGGAGGTGGCGGTCATCCGGGGGGAACTGGCGCGGGCGAACGCGGAGTTGCTCGCGGGGCGTACCCCGGAGGCCTTGAAGGGGGTGCTGGCCGCGCGGGAGCGCGCTGTGCGCACGCACTACCGCCCCTTGGAGGCGGAGGCCCACCTGCTGTGCTCGACGATTCAGTCGGATGCGAGCATGTTCGAAGCCGCCCGGGACTCCGCGGCACAGGCGGCCCTCGCGGCGGAAGCCGGGCGGCACCATGGCGTGCTGGCGCGGGCGCTCTATGGCATGGCCTGGGTAACTGTGCATGGCCTGGGGCAGACGCGGGAGGCGTGGGCCCACCTCCAACGCGCCCAGGCCGTAGCGGAGCCGCTGCGAGACCCCGAGTTCGACGCGCTGCTGGACTATGTCCGCGCCGAGCTGCTCGAACAGGAGGGCCGCTTCGCCGAGGCGGAGCCCCTCCTGCGCGAGGCGCTCGACCGTGTCATCGCGAAGGGCGCGTCGCACGCCGCCACCCGCGCCGAGCTCACCGGGCGCCTGGGCCTGCTGGCCCGTCAGCAAGGACGGCTCCTCGAGGCGAAGCGATGGCAGGAGGAGGCGGTTCGACTCCATGAAGAACTCCATGGCCCCGAGCATCGCGACACCGCGCGGGCGCTGGCGAACCTGGGGGGCACGCTGGGCTACAC
Coding sequences within:
- a CDS encoding TetR/AcrR family transcriptional regulator; translated protein: MIAMNDLSHRHQRRLPPAERGRAQDRSRDDLIIGAALELLAEKGYHSLTMTDVAARAGVSKATLYRRWTAKADLVTDAVATLNPMTTPRYPGTSLRDDLLALMEQAGNCDDSPEVVTATMEMARLHPDLYRTLTERFGTFVRAELDKLATRAADAGHAPLSEVELDVLCDTVVALLAHYAGPAGASIPRERLIGLVDHVLMVLLTGTRAAE
- a CDS encoding transporter, whose product is MHQGSRTPRSKRRASGRSSPLFFNYAHEPLVVINPANADRLQHLVRNQLGFDLIGSTGLGERFELGLVAPLKIERGEFNELPTGNLEQSWKGGLGDLRLVPKVLLLERDTLRLGLAAPMVMPTADASELQGQKGFGVQPRLAADYAFESGTRLLANLGLNVRSRRIGRIEAMLLVRAGAEVPRRSDTISPPCAPPGPAATSPSFR
- a CDS encoding dirigent protein; its protein translation is MAVLTLPMLGCGSARADEPWTLRTIADARSGIASPVDLGAPGDSPGDMFVFDQPLLNEAGQNIGSNSGFCVRTLPGQFSECQWTLTMSDGSITVAGREAETGPSQIPVIGGTGAYLGVSGVLVTTPNGDRTFTQVLTLIRPNS
- a CDS encoding transcriptional regulator, translated to MRTDILPEELLETVLGSMTAAAAERLRAEPGLPQVLSRIFAEAASLRSVAPEPLVFARHLGAWLAEADDPARVLERLHARDLALALACALETPGATELLEEEVLGRLRVPLSRLHPSPAFVDEVLQTLRANLLMPRAGGPPRLIGYAGVGSLFHWVNSAGVRLALRMRKAHGQEAQVDAEVLAAHPAQGGLELGLVREEARAHVRAAFVQAVASLDDEDRELLRLHFVERLSLERMGTLYGLHKSTLSRRLSGVQALLEKRTRRCLSERLALSSEELDSVMRAIHGRLDLSLSGLLAAKG
- a CDS encoding serine/threonine-protein kinase, whose amino-acid sequence is MSCPDENDLARYVNGLLSAEREQAVRSHVTGCGECRSVLAALSALEEPPLAQGVGPLATGTRVGRYVVLGLLGEGGMGRVHVAYDPELDRKVALKLLNPERLRGDSLDLARQRLEREARTMARLSHPHVASLHDVGEYEGQLFLVMEFVEGGTLRKWLAERPRSRREILERFLQAADGLAASHALGIVHRDFKPDNVLLTKPGVVRITDFGLAHATAASGEGAVLDASVTSDALTVTGTLLGTLAYGAPEQLRGERGDARSDQFSFCVALYEALNGQRPFEGTTREALLEAMARQAVRPERPGVPVWLRSVVRRGLSADPAKRFSSMGELRARLARDPVSRWRNGSLAALAVVLAVAVLGVLARREPRELCQGSERHFAGVWDEAAREALHRAFLATGSPDAEASFAAVAAALERWKEDWTRAHQEACEATRVWGEQSDQVLGLRMACLDERLGEVNRLVAVLQGADARTVERGFGLGASLTSLRRCSDVRTLQEAVALPEDPVALAEVAVIRGELARANAELLAGRTPEALKGVLAARERAVRTHYRPLEAEAHLLCSTIQSDASMFEAARDSAAQAALAAEAGRHHGVLARALYGMAWVTVHGLGQTREAWAHLQRAQAVAEPLRDPEFDALLDYVRAELLEQEGRFAEAEPLLREALDRVIAKGASHAATRAELTGRLGLLARQQGRLLEAKRWQEEAVRLHEELHGPEHRDTARALANLGGTLGYTGEFARAEAVIQRALVILQRVLGEEHLAVVRTLSNLSFVYFEWGHGPQAREAAERGFALAHKSVAPDAAASMVTRASTCDDYSDRPLKDPYTEVYSFAVRGDELFTQREEDDPKVTLRWKRVSDLCEASTSFKCRGRGSCSCVTTKNKPLTGQQNCTL